Proteins encoded within one genomic window of Corynebacterium aurimucosum:
- a CDS encoding acetyl-CoA C-acyltransferase — protein sequence MDIVIVGAARTPFGKLLGSLSTVTATELGSHAIAAALTQARIKPDDVDAVICGQVLQAGVGQNPTKQAALGAGISARAHTATVNKVCLSGLTAIIDASRLLRSGEATVVVAGGMESMSQAPHLLPQSRRGKKFGPVELLDHVEHDGLRAADLGISMGSLSEKYAERYPATRQEQDRCAALSHQRALQASEEGTFDKEIAPITVNRRRDEVTVSHDEGIREGVTEETLTALRPAFESTGSITAGNSSPITDGAASVVLTTREHAEREGLPVMAVLRAPGQVAGPDSSLQEQPARALLKALEREGWGVDDLDHIEINEAFAAVVVHSAKILGINPDDVNPQGGAIALGHPIGASGARLVVHAAHQLAQSHARRAGVTLCGGGGQGEALLLEAVN from the coding sequence ATGGACATCGTCATTGTGGGTGCCGCCCGAACGCCCTTCGGCAAATTACTTGGTTCCCTTTCCACCGTGACAGCGACGGAGCTCGGTTCTCACGCCATCGCCGCCGCACTCACACAAGCACGGATTAAGCCGGATGATGTTGATGCCGTCATCTGTGGACAGGTCTTGCAGGCGGGTGTGGGGCAGAATCCTACAAAACAGGCGGCGCTGGGGGCAGGGATATCTGCGAGGGCACATACCGCCACGGTCAACAAGGTTTGTCTGTCAGGTCTGACCGCGATTATCGACGCCTCTCGGCTCCTGCGCTCCGGTGAGGCTACTGTCGTGGTGGCTGGGGGAATGGAGTCGATGTCACAGGCTCCCCACCTGCTTCCGCAATCACGCAGGGGGAAGAAATTTGGTCCTGTTGAACTTCTCGATCACGTGGAGCACGATGGCCTGCGCGCAGCTGACCTCGGAATTTCCATGGGCTCGCTGTCGGAGAAATATGCCGAACGCTATCCGGCCACCCGTCAGGAACAAGACCGCTGTGCGGCACTGTCCCACCAGCGCGCGCTTCAGGCGAGTGAGGAGGGAACCTTCGACAAGGAAATCGCTCCCATCACGGTGAACCGCCGGCGCGATGAGGTCACCGTCTCGCACGATGAAGGCATCCGGGAAGGAGTCACGGAAGAAACTTTGACTGCACTGCGTCCGGCCTTCGAGAGCACGGGCAGCATTACGGCCGGAAATTCCTCACCTATCACGGATGGAGCAGCCTCCGTCGTCCTCACCACCCGCGAGCATGCGGAGAGGGAAGGACTGCCCGTCATGGCAGTCCTTCGGGCGCCCGGACAAGTAGCCGGTCCGGATTCTTCGCTGCAGGAACAGCCTGCCCGTGCTCTTCTTAAAGCCTTAGAACGCGAAGGTTGGGGCGTGGACGACCTCGACCACATCGAGATCAACGAGGCTTTCGCCGCGGTGGTGGTGCACTCCGCGAAGATCCTAGGGATCAACCCCGATGATGTTAATCCGCAAGGCGGAGCCATCGCCCTAGGCCACCCCATCGGGGCTTCCGGCGCACGGCTCGTGGTGCATGCGGCGCACCAATTGGCGCAATCCCATGCTCGCCGCGCCGGGGTCACTTTGTGCGGGGGCGGCGGTCAAGGCGAAGCCCTGTTGCTTGAGGCTGTGAACTAA
- a CDS encoding acyl-CoA dehydrogenase family protein translates to MPPILGPQHPSGKHLEKIKYPHADIFAVADRLVPEEQARLAEIHEFLQTEIRPVVGEYWDREELPFDLLPRMAEMGLGEVELTDTSRLYRGLVYAEVTRADVSLSALVGIHNELVLGLIDKLGSPEQKDTWLAGLRQFTKVGCFALTEPDHGSDIAGGLATTAERTAEGWVINGSKRWIGAGTFADFAITFARDTADNEIKAFIVELDRDGVTRNKISRKMGLRIMQNADLHFDDVLIPHENLIPGAESFANVNDFLCYSRAWVGWQGAGLQLGIFDKAREYAVKREQFGRPIAKFQLVQEQLSRILGNATASLAMMAQLAEVQEQGKLEMPFAALAKATTTRLARESAAAGRNIGGGNGILTEYDLSKMMDDAEILFTYEGTYDINSLIVGRAVTGVSAFV, encoded by the coding sequence ATGCCCCCAATCCTTGGACCGCAACATCCCAGTGGGAAACACTTGGAGAAGATTAAGTACCCTCACGCTGATATCTTCGCAGTCGCTGACCGCCTAGTTCCCGAGGAGCAAGCGCGCCTGGCAGAGATCCACGAGTTTCTGCAGACGGAGATTCGCCCGGTCGTGGGGGAATACTGGGACCGTGAAGAGCTGCCTTTCGACCTTCTTCCTCGCATGGCGGAGATGGGTTTAGGGGAAGTCGAGCTCACGGATACCTCACGCCTCTACCGCGGGTTGGTGTACGCGGAGGTTACCCGCGCAGATGTGTCACTATCGGCGTTGGTGGGTATTCACAATGAGCTTGTTCTCGGACTCATCGACAAGCTTGGTTCCCCGGAACAAAAAGACACCTGGTTGGCAGGCTTGCGCCAGTTCACCAAAGTGGGGTGCTTCGCGCTGACCGAGCCGGACCACGGATCCGACATCGCTGGCGGACTAGCCACAACGGCGGAGCGCACCGCCGAGGGCTGGGTTATCAATGGATCGAAGCGTTGGATCGGCGCCGGTACTTTTGCTGATTTCGCCATCACCTTCGCCCGCGATACGGCGGATAATGAGATTAAAGCCTTCATCGTTGAGCTCGACCGCGACGGCGTGACGCGTAACAAGATCTCGCGCAAAATGGGTTTGCGCATCATGCAGAATGCAGATCTGCACTTCGACGACGTTCTCATTCCCCATGAGAACCTGATCCCTGGTGCCGAATCCTTCGCCAACGTCAACGACTTCTTGTGCTATTCCCGTGCTTGGGTGGGCTGGCAGGGCGCTGGGTTGCAGCTGGGCATTTTCGACAAGGCCCGCGAGTACGCGGTTAAGCGCGAGCAGTTCGGCCGGCCCATTGCTAAATTCCAGCTCGTCCAGGAGCAGCTCTCCCGTATCCTGGGCAACGCTACTGCGTCGCTTGCCATGATGGCCCAGCTGGCGGAGGTCCAGGAACAGGGCAAGCTGGAAATGCCGTTTGCCGCCCTGGCGAAGGCAACCACCACACGCTTAGCGCGCGAATCCGCCGCAGCGGGCCGCAACATTGGCGGTGGAAACGGCATCCTCACGGAGTATGACCTGTCGAAGATGATGGATGATGCCGAGATTCTCTTCACTTATGAGGGCACCTACGACATCAACTCGCTCATCGTCGGCCGTGCTGTGACTGGCGTATCTGCCTTCGTTTAA
- a CDS encoding MarR family winged helix-turn-helix transcriptional regulator, translated as MDIIAEARRQWAKRYSTHSARGLATVSSFERAAHILRNGAEEVLTPFGVSYSQFEVLAVLMWSRAGSMPMSKISSRLQVPPASLTHTVRKLEKDGLITRVSDPKDKRSTLVMVTDQGIVLASAAGPALDRYFESIALPAREQDRVIAAANRVRRAAGEDVEGPEAQ; from the coding sequence ATGGACATCATTGCCGAAGCACGCCGCCAGTGGGCCAAGCGCTATTCCACGCACTCCGCGCGTGGCCTGGCCACGGTCTCCTCCTTCGAGCGCGCCGCCCACATTTTAAGAAACGGTGCCGAAGAGGTTCTCACTCCCTTCGGGGTGAGCTATAGCCAGTTTGAAGTCCTCGCTGTGCTTATGTGGTCGCGCGCGGGAAGCATGCCCATGTCGAAGATCAGTTCCCGCCTTCAAGTCCCGCCGGCATCTCTTACCCACACGGTACGCAAACTGGAGAAGGACGGGCTCATCACGCGGGTGAGCGACCCTAAAGATAAGCGCTCGACCTTGGTGATGGTTACCGACCAAGGAATCGTGTTGGCCTCTGCGGCGGGGCCTGCCCTCGACCGCTATTTCGAGTCCATTGCGCTACCCGCCCGCGAACAGGATCGCGTCATCGCTGCTGCGAACCGCGTTCGCCGCGCCGCCGGTGAGGACGTCGAGGGGCCCGAAGCCCAGTAG
- a CDS encoding acetoin utilization protein AcuC, which translates to MSQSKPLLFASEEMYRYSLGPEHPMGPDRVAAAMSLAQHFGVLEEFDIECPDPLNTSHLQLVHSPDYIAATRAEVPTKRFGLGTEDNPISHGLSTVAARIAGGTLAAARAVWEGRAPRAVNLSGGLHHAFADSMSGFCMYNDAAIAIRWLLAHGAQRVVYLDLDAHHGDGVEKIFWDDPNVLTISVHESGLYLFPGTGYAHEIGGQGAEGTAVNVALPRGVTDEEWLQVVHAIVPPLLKKFRPDFIISQHGADPHRSDPLADLELTIDAMAQAYRSVAVWAQQFAAGRWVALGGGGYRIDAVARAWTHVLAAAANVELTASSRMPGGWEGSPILGDEGASATIEDFDPTKVMAERPHAALVQTTRAIFPYWGLPAYG; encoded by the coding sequence ATGAGTCAGTCAAAACCGCTGCTTTTCGCTTCGGAGGAAATGTACCGCTACTCGCTTGGTCCAGAGCATCCGATGGGGCCGGACCGGGTCGCCGCGGCGATGTCACTGGCTCAGCACTTCGGCGTGCTCGAGGAATTCGATATCGAGTGCCCCGACCCGCTGAACACCTCACACTTGCAGCTCGTGCATAGCCCCGACTACATCGCCGCCACCCGCGCCGAGGTGCCCACTAAACGTTTCGGTCTGGGCACCGAAGACAACCCGATTAGTCATGGCTTGTCGACGGTCGCCGCGCGCATCGCCGGCGGTACCCTAGCGGCCGCACGGGCTGTGTGGGAAGGCCGCGCACCACGCGCAGTCAACCTATCCGGCGGGCTGCACCATGCTTTTGCCGATTCCATGTCGGGGTTCTGTATGTACAACGATGCCGCGATTGCCATCCGGTGGCTGCTGGCTCACGGTGCCCAGCGCGTGGTCTACCTGGATTTAGACGCTCACCACGGCGACGGCGTGGAGAAGATCTTTTGGGACGATCCCAACGTGCTCACGATTTCAGTGCATGAATCGGGACTATATCTCTTCCCCGGCACGGGCTATGCGCACGAGATTGGCGGGCAGGGCGCGGAAGGTACCGCCGTCAACGTGGCCCTGCCCCGTGGGGTTACGGATGAGGAATGGCTGCAGGTGGTCCACGCCATCGTCCCTCCACTGCTCAAGAAGTTCCGCCCCGATTTCATCATTTCCCAACACGGCGCGGATCCGCACCGTTCGGATCCCCTTGCTGACCTAGAGCTCACCATCGATGCGATGGCCCAGGCTTACCGCTCGGTGGCGGTGTGGGCGCAGCAGTTTGCGGCTGGGCGGTGGGTCGCCCTCGGTGGCGGTGGCTATCGAATCGATGCCGTCGCACGCGCGTGGACGCATGTACTCGCCGCGGCCGCCAATGTGGAGCTCACTGCCTCCTCCCGGATGCCAGGCGGCTGGGAGGGCTCCCCTATTTTGGGCGATGAGGGCGCGAGCGCCACCATCGAGGACTTCGACCCCACCAAGGTCATGGCAGAGAGGCCGCACGCAGCGCTGGTGCAGACCACGCGCGCCATCTTCCCCTACTGGGGTTTACCTGCTTATGGTTAG
- a CDS encoding TetR/AcrR family transcriptional regulator — MTKPLTPRQRELFNALLQDFLVEGFESFTIDGATKRYQCSKSTIYALGPSRDAIIRRVLVSFFKEIARRTAVSKTPTYTQALENYFSSMTTALEPASPEFMRDLASEPAAQEVFSLNTRRATETIHELLKQGVAAGEFTAEYTDFVSHLIQRSMTDIQQGFYSDTLAPAEAYHTLGQLILHGISLR; from the coding sequence ATGACCAAACCACTCACACCGCGGCAGCGAGAGCTCTTTAACGCCCTTTTGCAGGACTTTCTAGTCGAGGGTTTCGAGTCCTTCACCATCGACGGTGCAACCAAGCGCTACCAATGCTCCAAATCCACCATTTACGCACTAGGGCCATCGAGAGATGCCATCATTCGGCGCGTACTGGTCAGCTTCTTTAAAGAAATTGCACGCCGTACCGCCGTGAGCAAGACACCCACCTACACGCAGGCGCTTGAGAACTACTTTTCCTCCATGACCACCGCCCTAGAACCTGCCAGCCCGGAGTTTATGCGCGATCTCGCCTCCGAACCCGCTGCCCAGGAGGTTTTTAGCCTCAACACGCGCAGGGCTACCGAAACTATCCACGAGCTACTCAAGCAGGGCGTCGCAGCGGGAGAATTCACTGCGGAATACACAGATTTTGTCTCTCACCTGATTCAGCGCTCCATGACCGACATCCAGCAGGGCTTTTACTCGGATACTTTAGCTCCAGCCGAGGCCTATCACACCCTTGGACAGCTCATCCTTCACGGAATTTCATTGCGCTAG
- a CDS encoding SDR family NAD(P)-dependent oxidoreductase has product MNLHEVSAVVTGGASGLGAATAAALAEHGATVTVLDLSVPEEQHSDINYTAVDVTDAAAVREAVLSAATEAPMRVAVNCAGICPSARIFGRKGPHDPELFSKTINVNLMGTFHVMTAAAEAMAQAEPFDEDGQRGVIINTASVAAFEGQVGQAAYAASKGAVAALSITGARDLASLGIRVNAIAPGVVSTPMMEQITPEFREQLEATVPFPARLAKPEEFAALVLSIAENPYINGETIRLDGALRMPPR; this is encoded by the coding sequence ATGAACCTACACGAAGTATCAGCCGTCGTGACCGGCGGGGCATCCGGCCTTGGAGCGGCAACGGCCGCAGCACTCGCGGAACACGGAGCCACGGTCACTGTGCTCGACTTGTCCGTCCCAGAGGAACAGCACAGCGACATCAACTACACAGCCGTCGACGTCACCGATGCCGCCGCGGTACGGGAGGCGGTCCTCAGTGCAGCAACGGAAGCACCCATGCGCGTGGCCGTGAACTGCGCGGGAATCTGCCCCTCGGCACGCATCTTTGGACGCAAAGGACCACATGATCCGGAGCTGTTTTCCAAGACCATCAACGTCAACCTCATGGGTACCTTCCACGTCATGACTGCTGCCGCTGAGGCAATGGCTCAGGCAGAACCATTCGATGAGGACGGCCAGCGCGGCGTCATCATCAACACGGCCTCCGTCGCAGCCTTTGAAGGGCAGGTTGGGCAGGCCGCCTACGCGGCGTCGAAAGGTGCGGTGGCCGCCCTGTCGATTACGGGGGCTCGAGATTTGGCATCGCTGGGCATTCGCGTCAATGCCATCGCTCCGGGGGTGGTATCCACCCCGATGATGGAGCAGATCACTCCGGAGTTCCGTGAGCAGTTGGAAGCCACCGTGCCATTCCCCGCCAGGCTAGCTAAGCCGGAGGAATTCGCTGCCCTGGTCCTGTCGATTGCTGAAAACCCCTATATCAATGGTGAGACGATTCGCTTGGATGGTGCGCTGCGTATGCCGCCGCGTTAA
- a CDS encoding enoyl-CoA hydratase, whose product MAILTEKRGRVAFITLNRPEALNALNNDTMLEVTQAVQKFDADAEVGAIVITGSDKAFAAGADIKEMSSKTATEMYNADWFAGWDVLTRARTPIIAAVNGYALGGGCELAMMCDFIIAGDKAKFGQPEVNLGVTPGMGGSQRLTRAIGKAKAMEMCLTGRMMAAEEAERSGLVARVVPADELLDSALETAELIASKSFVATSQIKEQVNAVDELSLSQGIQFERRTFHALFSSHDQKEGMTAFVEKRDPDFKHA is encoded by the coding sequence ATGGCAATTCTTACTGAAAAGCGCGGCCGCGTCGCCTTCATTACTCTCAACCGCCCAGAGGCGCTCAACGCGCTGAACAACGACACCATGCTTGAAGTCACCCAAGCGGTGCAGAAATTCGATGCCGATGCCGAGGTAGGAGCAATCGTTATCACTGGCTCCGATAAAGCCTTTGCTGCGGGCGCGGATATTAAGGAGATGTCGTCGAAGACCGCGACAGAAATGTACAACGCGGATTGGTTTGCAGGCTGGGACGTACTTACCCGCGCCCGCACGCCGATCATCGCCGCGGTCAACGGATATGCCTTAGGTGGCGGCTGTGAGCTAGCTATGATGTGTGACTTCATTATCGCCGGCGACAAGGCCAAGTTCGGTCAACCGGAGGTCAACCTCGGCGTTACCCCGGGTATGGGAGGCTCCCAACGCCTGACCCGCGCTATTGGGAAGGCAAAGGCCATGGAGATGTGCCTGACCGGCCGCATGATGGCAGCAGAAGAAGCGGAGCGCTCCGGCCTCGTGGCCCGTGTGGTCCCCGCCGATGAGCTCCTCGATTCTGCACTGGAAACCGCAGAGCTCATTGCCTCGAAGTCCTTCGTAGCAACGTCCCAGATCAAGGAACAGGTCAATGCCGTGGACGAGCTCTCCCTGTCCCAGGGCATCCAGTTTGAGCGCCGTACCTTTCACGCACTCTTCTCATCTCACGACCAGAAGGAAGGAATGACGGCCTTCGTGGAGAAGCGTGATCCAGACTTCAAGCATGCTTAA
- a CDS encoding TrkA C-terminal domain-containing protein, which yields MLALFDGNIWLSIFFVALLGTLFGMIPFGPLRFGAAGTLFVGLAIGAFIELDGTILSSLQEMGLGLFIYMQGLSAGERFFKGFSEQLKHMITAVIAVVGAAAVALLAGGWLGLSPLLSVGVFSGATTSTASLAVAQQQTGEELPAVGYSLGYPVGVAVAILLVAFLLKQSWPGSKDKDNSAEEVFRSRTIRVTKDITYEELVDRFEDQFVIATIRRGNTRTVAGDHPEIRKGDILRVLVTKAKRRELTAALGKRQPQVPFVDKRLVIENVVVSNTDIAGRTVEELNLFRRYGGRIVHVERGDEEFLASFDTHLDAGDRVTVIVDQDRMGDIRDYFGDSVQGYSQLNWIAVGGGLFLGYLIALIVVPLPGGTSFELGFALGPLITGLVLGALHRTRRVPWKVPASINMALQQWGLVIFLASVGLASSEAFQSTAFSWMGLKSMVLAAIITVVAVAIFAVVNRFLGQSETRTAGGISGIFGQPAVVNYATGMSTDSRIMTGYAATIVVAQIVKIVVIPLMLTF from the coding sequence GTGTTGGCTCTATTTGATGGAAATATTTGGCTGAGCATATTCTTTGTTGCCTTGCTCGGCACGTTGTTTGGCATGATCCCCTTCGGCCCGCTGCGCTTCGGCGCAGCCGGCACCTTGTTCGTGGGACTGGCCATCGGCGCCTTTATCGAACTCGATGGAACGATTTTAAGCAGCCTGCAAGAGATGGGGCTTGGCCTCTTTATCTATATGCAGGGCTTGTCTGCCGGCGAACGCTTCTTCAAGGGGTTCTCTGAGCAGCTGAAACACATGATCACTGCTGTCATCGCGGTGGTGGGTGCTGCTGCCGTGGCGCTTCTCGCGGGCGGATGGTTGGGCCTGTCGCCCTTGCTCTCCGTGGGTGTTTTCTCCGGTGCGACGACCTCGACGGCGTCGCTTGCTGTTGCCCAACAACAGACCGGCGAGGAGCTGCCCGCCGTGGGCTATTCCTTGGGCTACCCGGTGGGCGTAGCCGTTGCCATTCTGCTCGTGGCATTCCTGCTCAAGCAGTCCTGGCCGGGTTCTAAAGACAAAGACAATTCTGCGGAGGAGGTTTTCCGCTCCCGCACCATTCGGGTGACCAAGGACATCACCTATGAGGAGCTCGTGGACCGCTTCGAGGATCAATTTGTCATCGCCACGATTCGCCGCGGCAATACCCGCACTGTGGCGGGGGACCATCCAGAGATTCGCAAGGGCGATATCCTGCGCGTGCTCGTGACGAAGGCGAAAAGGCGCGAGCTTACCGCCGCCTTGGGTAAACGTCAGCCCCAAGTACCCTTCGTGGACAAGCGCTTGGTCATTGAAAACGTGGTGGTCTCGAACACCGATATTGCGGGACGAACCGTGGAGGAGCTCAATCTTTTCCGGCGCTATGGTGGCCGCATCGTCCACGTGGAGCGCGGCGATGAGGAGTTCCTCGCCAGCTTCGATACGCACCTTGATGCCGGTGACCGCGTGACGGTGATCGTGGATCAGGATCGTATGGGTGATATTCGCGATTATTTCGGTGACTCGGTTCAGGGCTACTCGCAGCTGAACTGGATCGCCGTGGGAGGTGGCCTGTTCTTGGGCTACCTCATTGCGCTCATCGTGGTGCCCTTGCCGGGTGGCACGTCCTTTGAGCTGGGCTTCGCGTTGGGGCCGCTGATTACCGGCCTTGTTCTTGGCGCTCTCCACCGCACGCGTCGCGTGCCGTGGAAGGTCCCGGCCTCTATCAATATGGCTCTTCAACAGTGGGGTCTAGTCATCTTCTTGGCGTCGGTGGGCCTCGCTTCGAGTGAGGCTTTCCAGTCCACGGCCTTCTCCTGGATGGGCTTGAAGTCCATGGTTCTGGCCGCCATCATTACCGTGGTTGCCGTCGCCATCTTCGCTGTTGTCAATAGGTTCCTCGGCCAGTCGGAGACCCGCACCGCCGGCGGTATCTCCGGCATCTTCGGTCAGCCTGCCGTGGTCAACTACGCCACGGGTATGAGCACGGATTCCCGCATCATGACCGGCTACGCGGCCACCATTGTGGTGGCGCAGATAGTCAAGATCGTGGTCATTCCGTTGATGCTCACGTTCTAA
- a CDS encoding enoyl-CoA hydratase/isomerase family protein: MTNEILSEIRGHAGVLTLNRPKSINALNQTMIDEMTAVLRQWQDDDRVKLVILRGAGDRGLCAGGDVAALYHDALEGGTAGAHFWKTEYELNYLISTYSKPYVALMEGIVLGGGIGVSAHASHRIVSEDSRIGMPEVGIGYSPDAGGSYLLSRAADRLGRHLAYTAIHVGAAEAIDTGFADYFVPKDKLDALVERLVESGDPADIEKFTEEVGRGFGEERAEMVEVYAAETAEETLTRLQELAATRGDGHWAAKAAKRMSLNSPLGIRVTEESLNRTASMSFAETLTQEFWMSVNMQKHKEFVEGIRAQIIDKDRNPSWEYESIGAVPADVVASILEPGEGSVEAPAFDASED; encoded by the coding sequence ATGACGAACGAAATACTTAGCGAAATTCGTGGACATGCCGGCGTGCTTACACTCAACCGCCCCAAGTCCATTAATGCGCTCAACCAGACGATGATCGACGAGATGACGGCGGTGCTCAGGCAGTGGCAGGATGATGACCGCGTCAAGCTCGTCATCCTCCGCGGTGCTGGGGATCGAGGACTGTGCGCGGGCGGTGACGTCGCGGCTTTGTATCACGATGCCCTGGAAGGCGGAACCGCCGGTGCCCATTTCTGGAAGACGGAGTACGAGCTGAACTATCTGATCTCCACCTATTCCAAGCCTTATGTGGCCCTCATGGAAGGCATCGTGCTGGGCGGCGGAATCGGCGTTTCAGCGCACGCCTCGCACCGTATTGTGAGCGAAGATTCCCGCATCGGAATGCCGGAAGTAGGAATTGGGTATTCGCCCGATGCCGGCGGCTCCTACCTGCTTTCCCGGGCCGCAGATCGTCTTGGCCGCCACTTGGCATATACCGCGATCCACGTGGGTGCTGCCGAAGCGATCGACACCGGTTTTGCGGACTATTTTGTGCCCAAGGACAAGCTCGACGCGTTGGTTGAACGGCTGGTGGAGTCGGGTGACCCCGCAGACATCGAGAAATTCACCGAGGAGGTGGGGCGCGGCTTCGGGGAGGAGCGCGCCGAAATGGTAGAGGTCTACGCTGCAGAGACTGCTGAGGAAACCTTGACCCGGCTGCAGGAACTCGCCGCCACGCGCGGTGACGGGCACTGGGCCGCGAAGGCCGCCAAGCGGATGAGTCTCAACTCCCCACTGGGAATCCGCGTTACCGAGGAATCCCTTAACCGCACTGCGTCGATGAGCTTCGCAGAAACCTTGACGCAAGAATTCTGGATGTCCGTGAACATGCAAAAGCACAAGGAATTCGTGGAAGGAATACGCGCGCAGATCATCGATAAGGACCGCAACCCTTCCTGGGAGTACGAGTCCATCGGTGCCGTCCCAGCAGACGTGGTGGCGTCTATCCTCGAACCCGGCGAAGGCAGCGTGGAAGCCCCCGCATTTGATGCCTCCGAAGATTAA
- a CDS encoding AMP-binding protein: protein MTTVTEQFQAARDLLVSFQTDYEEARSNFEWPRFEHFNFALDWFDHLATAEDSKDREALVICETDGSSTRRTFAEMSARSAQLANWLEGQGVQRGDRVMLMLNNQVELWECMLACIKAGFVLNPATAMLGAADLQDRTDRANISWVVANAEDAEKFQDVTGDFTIIQVGDEPNAQSAHPTLRYSDSFTGPEVYTPKQDTKADETLLLYFTSGTTSKAKLVEHTHTSYPVGHLTTMYWIGLAPGDVHLNVAAPGWAKHAWSNFFAPWIAGATIFLYNYARFDAAALMDKMEEEGVTSFCAPPTVWRMLVQADLGRMKTPPKKLVAAGEPLNPELISTISEAWNTDVRDGFGQTETTLQIANTPEQKVKPGSMGRPLPGWEVVLKDPATDEIGDTGEICLKIDPRPVGLTVGYFNDPDKNAEVFRDGYYHTGDTAERDEDGYIFYIGRADDVFKASDYRLSPFELESVVIEHPAVAEVAVVPSPDPIRLAVPKAYVALANGYEPNAETAEAILKHCRDGLAPYKRIRRLEFYELPKTVSGKIRRVDLRKRETEIHSADGGETTASTEFADSDFPSLKG, encoded by the coding sequence ATGACCACGGTGACCGAACAATTCCAAGCAGCACGCGACCTGCTGGTTTCTTTTCAGACTGACTATGAAGAGGCCCGAAGCAACTTCGAGTGGCCGCGCTTCGAACACTTCAATTTCGCACTCGATTGGTTCGATCACCTTGCCACTGCAGAAGACTCTAAAGACCGCGAGGCACTCGTCATTTGTGAGACCGATGGCAGCAGCACCCGCCGTACCTTCGCTGAAATGTCGGCTCGCTCTGCGCAGTTGGCTAATTGGCTCGAGGGTCAAGGCGTCCAGCGCGGTGATCGCGTCATGCTCATGCTCAACAACCAAGTAGAGCTGTGGGAGTGCATGCTGGCCTGCATCAAAGCAGGCTTCGTCCTTAATCCAGCAACCGCCATGCTCGGTGCAGCGGATTTGCAGGACCGCACCGACCGCGCCAACATTTCCTGGGTTGTGGCTAACGCTGAGGATGCCGAGAAGTTCCAAGACGTCACCGGTGATTTCACCATTATTCAGGTGGGTGATGAACCAAATGCACAGTCGGCACACCCCACCCTGCGCTACTCGGATTCTTTCACCGGCCCAGAGGTCTACACGCCAAAGCAAGACACCAAGGCTGACGAAACTCTCCTGCTCTACTTCACTTCCGGAACCACATCGAAGGCGAAGCTCGTCGAACACACCCATACCTCTTATCCGGTCGGCCACCTGACCACGATGTACTGGATTGGCTTAGCGCCTGGCGATGTCCACCTCAACGTCGCTGCCCCTGGCTGGGCTAAGCATGCATGGTCGAACTTCTTCGCCCCCTGGATCGCCGGGGCCACCATCTTCCTGTACAACTATGCCCGCTTCGATGCCGCAGCCCTCATGGACAAGATGGAAGAAGAAGGAGTAACCAGCTTCTGTGCTCCACCGACCGTCTGGCGCATGCTTGTCCAAGCAGACTTGGGACGTATGAAGACCCCACCGAAGAAGCTAGTCGCTGCGGGTGAGCCACTAAACCCCGAGCTCATCAGCACCATCAGCGAGGCCTGGAACACCGATGTTCGCGATGGCTTCGGACAGACGGAAACTACCCTGCAGATTGCCAACACCCCAGAACAAAAGGTCAAGCCAGGCTCAATGGGTCGCCCACTGCCGGGGTGGGAAGTCGTGCTCAAGGATCCCGCTACGGATGAGATTGGAGATACCGGCGAAATCTGTTTGAAGATTGATCCCCGCCCGGTCGGTCTAACGGTGGGCTACTTCAACGACCCCGACAAGAACGCGGAAGTCTTTCGCGATGGTTACTACCACACGGGCGATACAGCGGAGCGCGATGAAGATGGCTACATCTTCTACATTGGTCGTGCCGATGATGTCTTCAAAGCCTCCGACTACCGCCTGTCCCCCTTCGAGCTCGAGTCCGTCGTCATCGAGCACCCAGCTGTCGCCGAAGTAGCGGTAGTTCCCTCCCCCGACCCCATCCGCCTCGCTGTGCCGAAGGCTTATGTGGCGCTGGCCAACGGCTACGAGCCGAATGCCGAAACGGCCGAAGCCATCCTCAAACACTGCCGTGATGGCTTGGCACCCTATAAGCGTATCCGCCGCCTCGAGTTCTACGAGCTACCAAAGACGGTCTCCGGCAAGATTCGCCGCGTCGATCTGCGCAAGCGCGAAACCGAGATTCACTCAGCTGATGGCGGTGAGACCACTGCGTCGACAGAGTTCGCTGATTCCGACTTTCCGTCACTGAAGGGCTAG